GAGcagctctccaggccctggtGGTGGTTTCTAATTTGTGATTTGTGTGCAGTCAGGGTCCATCTTTTGACCAATAGTCATTATTTCATGTGAGCTGTGTTCGTGTTTCTGTGGTtgatttttctccctccaaaGTTACTGCTTTGAGCTTCTTACCATCACGGGCACCTGAAAGCCCATGTGGTGCAGCTGTGAGCTGGGCCAGCCCTGCAGCCTTCCAGCCCATCTGTCCCTGGGAGGCCCAGGTCCACCCAAGGGCGCTGACAAGCTTGCCTGCTCCAGGCCCTAGGAGAACCGCTATACCGCGTGAGCACAGGCAACTATGAGTACCGCCTGATCCTGCGCTGCCGCCAGGAGGCTCGAGCCCGCTTCTCCCAGATGCGCAAAGATGTGCTGGAGAAGATGGAGCTGCTGGACCAGAAGCACGGTGAGGGCTGCATGCCACCCTAGTTGGTCCTTTCCTGGCACCTAGCCCCAGGGTGGGTACCATTCCCTCCCTATAGCAGAGATGAGACCCAGAGGGTATTCTCCCTGAGGTCCCAGGACCAGGCCCTGGCAGGAGTCCACCTAGAGCCTGGCTGGGTCGGGGTCATAGTCCACTCGCCCAGGaatccttctcttttctgagctaGGAGTTTGGAGGACGAACTGGCCAGCTAGGCAGGGCCAGGAAGTCTTTGGCTGTGCCCCTTTCCACCCTGCCTAGGGCCTAGGACCTAGGAGGTGTCCCAGCAGGAAGGCCAGGCCAGCTCCTAAGAGGGGCAGCCATAGCCACTAGGCCTGTCTGCTCACCTTCTGCCCCAGTCCAGGACATCGTCTTCCAGCTACAGCGCTTTGTGTCCACCATGTCCAAATACTATAATGACTGCTATGCGGTGCTGCGGGACGCCGACGTGTTCCCCATTGAGGTGGACCTGGCACACACAACTCTAGCTTACGGCCCTAACCAGGGTGGCTTCACTGACggagaggatgaggatgaggatgaggaggatgggGCAGCTAGGGAAGTGTCCAAGGATGCACGTGGGGCCACTGGACCCATGGACAAGGGCGGAAGCTGGTGTGACTCCTGAGTGCTCCCTCAAGTGGACCTGGGGGGCAGGGTAGCGGGAGGACTGCAGCGGGAGTGGGGCGGGGCCACTGTAGGACAGCGAAGGCATGTAGTGGCGCATAAAGGCCTGCTGCCTCGGGGCGcctgcctccctgctcctctGTCCTCGCAGTGAACCCAGGCTGCAGCCTGGGACCTGGACTCTGGCCCCTCGTCTTTCCTTTCCATCTCCCAGCTGGAGGGAGAGCTGGGCCTTggacagaaaaagagaagggctgcagcaggcagagcacaggACCTGTCCCTGTGAGCACCTCGGTGGTGCCAGCCCGCAGGGACTAGGAGCCTGGGGCCAGCATACTGGGCCGGCCCCCCAGAGTCCAAATGCACACCCTGGCAGACTATATTTATTTGTTCCTGGGTTAGCCTCAAGGGCTGGACGATGGGCCTGTATTGAATAAACAGAAACCAAGACAAAAATGGTCTCCTGGCAATGGCTCAGACCCTCCTCTGCAACCACgaaggggcggggggcgggggagacaggACACAAGGCTCTTATGTCCATCACTTGTATCTCGCAGCACCTGCAGGAGCAGCTTGTTCCCATAGCATTTGGGGTCGAGGCGCTCAGGACCATACATTTTGAGAACAGTGGGAGCTGAATTTGAATCTGGGTCCCAAAGCCTTGACTGCTCCCAGCATTGTTGTGCACTCTCCCTTCAACCATTCTGGCTCCTGGttgtgaaataaacctttttttggGAAAGGGGGCAGAACAGACACTGGTCAGGGCCATGCAAGGGTGAGGGACTATTCCAGTTCAGGGCCCAAGGGAGATGGTGTTGCTTCGCCTGGCTGGGTGCAGCACACACGTGTAACCCTTTACTCTAAAATTCCCACTAGCACAGGGGATATGGCCACTTGAGAGCAGAGCAGGCAAGGAATGTGCGAGGTGGCAGGGTCCAAAATGGGAAAGTGCCTTTCCTTGTTAGCTTTGAGCTGCAGTCCTGCAGAAACCCAGATGAGATTCCCAGGCAAGAACAAAAGGGAAAGATTGGCTGTcaccatgcatccatccacctgGGGCAGAATCCCTGTGGTGGAGAACAGGTGCCAGGGCCACTGATGAGCAGGCTGCCCCCAATGTCACAACTGTGCCCCCAGGAAATGTTCTGACCCAGAGTTGTGGGTCCTCTAGAGGGGTGGCCACTCAGGGCCGTGAGGGGGACATGCACACTTCAAGGGCCTCCAGGGTTTCTCTCCACCTCCTGGCTCCCATGCTGTCTGGAACTGACTCAAGTCTACATGTGGAAAAGACCCAGGATAGGTCTCTGCTCCTGGCCATAACCTTGGACCACGCGCTTCCCATGCAGATGGTAGCTGAATGTGTTTCAGCGTGCAGCATCCCCACCAGCCCCTGATGTCTGGCTGGGgagcacaccccctcccccaaaaatgCCTGCTGAAGCTCAGGGCACCTTGGGGAGACCCTTCAGACTCCTACCCCTCCCCTAGCTCAGGTGACCCAAGCACAGGAAAAAGATACATCTTTCTCGGGTGGGCCTTTATCGTGTGCTCCTTGTCAGCCCACAGCAGCTTCCCTGGGAACAGGGCCTGGCAGATGAGGTACCCAAAGGACCATCCCAGGCTGCCTCCCCATACACCAGGCCCTCAGAGGGGAAGGCTGCCTGATGTGCTACACAGACTCATGGCCCAGCTTAGGTACTGCCTTCTCTGGTTCTGGTCCTGGGGACCCAGCCTGTAGGCTCAGCACCTCCAGAGCCTCAAGGCTGCCAGGCGGCTCAGTGCTGGCAGGCATTGGCTCAGAGTCCCTCTCAGCGTCCATGTCCTCGATGTCACTGGTCCCTCCCTCAACAGCTGGACCCAGTGAGGTGTCCTTAGAGCAGCGCAGGCAGCAGTAGGTGGTAACTGCCATGAAGATTGCTGCCAAGGCCACCTCGGAGCCAGCAAGGTAAAAGATGAGCTCGTAGTTCTTCAGAGCGTCCACTAGGCGGCCTAGGGCGGGTGGCAAAAtctgtcagggtccctcagcactagCTGGACGGACGGGGCTTACTGGTAAAGCAAATGCCCTGTCACTCTGGGGCCACAACTCAGGCTAAGCTTCCACATCTAACCCCCTGCCCAGCCTTCATGCTAACTGCTAAAGACCCATGGCCAAGATAGCCGGCTAGACAGCCAGTTGTGTTTGTTCCGGAGACAATCTGGCTTTTCCACCTTCGCCCTCTGTGTGTAGTCCCTGGTTGGAGGAGGAGCTACCTGACCATGGAGGGAGTCCACCAACCAGGCTTTTGAGCAAGGGGCCCCTCCTAACCTCTCTCCGTGGAAGTTCTATCTAAAAGGCTTCCCTTAGGCTAATAGGTCCCAGGCGTTGCCACCCCTCCCACGGTGCGCACCGGCAGAGGGCGGTCCTATGAGCACAGCCACAGCCTCCACGAGCAGGACTAGGCCCAGCGCACTGGGGAAGCGGGGTGCACCCACAGTTGCCATGAGCACCTCGAACTGCAGCGCACCCACCATGCCGTAGGAGAGGCCGAAGGCAATGCAGAAAGCCACGAGGGTGCTGTAGGAGCGTGCACGCGCACTGATCAGGTCCGTGAGCCCATTGGCCAGCAGGGCCAGGCTAAAGAGGTAGGAGACATGGGGTCTCAAGCGCTCCAGTCCCGCCAGGACCCCACACGCCGGCCGCGCCACGATGTCCACGAAGCCCACGATGGACAACAGGAAGGCGGCTTCGGCATCAGGTACGCCTGCGTCCTTGGCGTAGTTCACCAGCAGGATGGGCGGCACGAAGAGCCCCAACGCCATCAGGAACTTGGTGACCACGTACACCATGAAAGTGCGGTCGGTACAGACCGTCACGTCCAGCAGGCGGCGGCGGGGAG
This window of the Acomys russatus chromosome 17, mAcoRus1.1, whole genome shotgun sequence genome carries:
- the Slc16a8 gene encoding monocarboxylate transporter 3 — protein: MGASGPRRGAGPPDGGWGWVVLGACFVITGFAYGFPKAVSVFFRELKHDFGAGYSDTAWVSSIMLAMLYGTGPLSSILVTRFGCRPVMLAGGLLASAGMILASFASRLLELYLTAGVLTGLGLALNFQPSLIMLGLYFERRRPLANGLAAAGSPVFLSALSPLGQLLGECFGWRGGFLLFGGLLLHCCACGAVMRPPPGPPPLPRPDPAHPGGRAPRRRLLDVTVCTDRTFMVYVVTKFLMALGLFVPPILLVNYAKDAGVPDAEAAFLLSIVGFVDIVARPACGVLAGLERLRPHVSYLFSLALLANGLTDLISARARSYSTLVAFCIAFGLSYGMVGALQFEVLMATVGAPRFPSALGLVLLVEAVAVLIGPPSAGRLVDALKNYELIFYLAGSEVALAAIFMAVTTYCCLRCSKDTSLGPAVEGGTSDIEDMDAERDSEPMPASTEPPGSLEALEVLSLQAGSPGPEPEKAVPKLGHESV